The DNA segment CCGCTGCCCTATCGTCGACACCTGGTGGCAGACCGAAACCGGCGGCATCATGATAACGCCCCTGCCCGGCGCCACGCGCCTCAAGCCGGGCTCCGCCACCCTGCCCTTCTTTGGCGTGGTGCCCGCCATCGTCGATGCCCAGGGCAATGAAATCGAAGGCGTCGCCGAGGGTGTCTTGGTCATCGACGCTTCCTGGCCGGGCCAGGCGCGCACGGTTTACGGCAATCACCGCCGGTTCTTCGAAACCTATTTCTCCACCTACCCGGGCAAATATTTCACCGGAGACGGGGCAAAGCGCGATCAAGACGGTTATTATTGGATCACCGGACGCGTCGACGACGTGCTGAACGTATCCGGGCACCGTATGGGCACGGCGGAGATCGAAAGTGCGCTGGTACTGCACGACAGCGTTGCGGAAGCCGCCGTGGTGGGGTATCCCCACGACGTCAAGGGTCAGGGCATCTACGCCTATGTCACCCTGATAGCCGGCGCGAAGCCCACGGACGAATTAAAGAAAGAATTGGTGCAACTGGTCCGCAAGGAAATCGGGCCCATCGCGACACCGGATGTGATCCAGTGGGCGCCTGCATTGCCCAAAACCCGGTCCGGAAAGATCATGCGCCGTATCCTGCGCAAGGTCGCCGCCAACGATCTCGGGAACCTTGGCGATACATCGACCCTGGCCGACCCCAGCGTGGTCGAGGACATCATCGAGAACCGGGCAACTAAGGCTTAGACGCCTCCCGGGTGCGCCGGCCAGCGCTAGGTACCCCGGCGGAGATTTGCAACAACGAAACCGTTAGCCAAAAAAACGAGGGAGTACACACATGAAGTTAATCATCGCGATCATCAAGCCCTTCAAACTCGATGATGTCCGTGAAGCGCTGTCGGATATCGGCATCAGTGGCGTCACCGTCACAGAAGTCAAGGGCTTCGGTCGCCAGAAGGGCCACACTGAACTCTACCGGGGCGCAGAATACGTGGTCGACTTTCTTCCAAAGGTCAAACTCGAGGTGGCCGTGGGAGACGACGTGTTGGATCGGGCCGTGGAAGCCATCATCAAGGCGGCCAATACCGGCAAAATCGGTGACGGCAAGATCTTCATCACC comes from the Methyloterricola oryzae genome and includes:
- the glnK gene encoding P-II family nitrogen regulator; this translates as MKLIIAIIKPFKLDDVREALSDIGISGVTVTEVKGFGRQKGHTELYRGAEYVVDFLPKVKLEVAVGDDVLDRAVEAIIKAANTGKIGDGKIFITSLEQVIRIRTGETGEQAI